A window of Anas acuta chromosome 5, bAnaAcu1.1, whole genome shotgun sequence genomic DNA:
GAAGCGTTGTTTACATACAACCCTTACACAGATATGTATAACACACACCTACATGTGCACACATCTGCAAGCACCACACACGCAATGCCATACACACAAATACTTAAGGCAGATGCTTGCTGGACCCCACAGCTTAGCATCGCCTACCTCCAACTGGGAAAGAAAGTGCTGAGGCTTTGCTAGAGACAAAAGCCCAAACTCACCTCCAGCGTCGCTTCCCTTCCCTGGCGTGGTGTCCAAACCTCTGCCCAGCTTCGCccaagatgctgctgctgatatctgcctgcagctggcaggaagCAGgcaagagctgtgctggggctcagccccgctgctggcGTGCTGGGATTTGTAGGCAGCCCCGCGGGCTGGCTTCGTGCCCAGCCTGGGTGGCATTTCCCGAATCAGCCCCGGCCAGCCTCCCggggagctttttttttctcaatttctgCTTGTAAGCACTGtcattcagtttatttttgtagGTGGGTTATTTGAAATGTGCCTCTGGATCTCTCATTTCCTAGCCCTTGCCTGCATAGCTGTCGTGTTTTTGACCTAAAATACAGGATTGCCTCTTCAGGAGCGTGCACAGGGCAGCCTCTTCACATGCGTAATTTTACTGCACCAATTTTGAGTCCTtgttcatttctcttctgaaagctGGGGTTGTTGCCATGCGTTACCAGATCTCCTCCCACATCACAGGCTGCAAGCAGGGTCCTGCTGCCATGCAGCTGTTTCTCTGAGATGCTTGACTTCAGCAGACAGCCAGCTGAAAGTGCTGGCAGTGAGCTCAGCATTCAGCATGTGTGTGTGAACCCCCTTTCCCTGAGTAATTTTATTGGATGTGTTCCCTTTCCCCACCCCAGTTTCCCCTATATGTTTCTCCTGTGCTTCCTCCAGGTCTgccaattcagaaaaaaagaaaaaaaaagtattttggcaTCTGTGTCCCCTCTCCAAAATCTTGCTGCCGCATCACTCCTGCAGCATCTCTTGCACCTGGAGATGATGTTTCTCGATGCAGCAGGATCTCAGGGTGCTTGTGAGCGGGGCTGTGTCGTGGGGGCTAAGGACATCCCTGGCACCTCTCTAGGGTATGGCAGTGCCTTGTTGGCTACAGGAAAATCCAGAGGTGGTTTCTGGGGCCTCTCCTTACTTTTTGGATGTGCAGCTGGTTTTGGGCATCAGGTGCTCATGGTATTGCGCTCCACTTCCAACAGCAGCCCTAAATGTCTGCAGGGACAAGACAGGGATGCTGCTGAAATCACCCCTGACCTGTCACCTTGCACTAAGCGCATGGAGCCTCATGCTGTGCCCCAtcctggcactgctgccaggctggccTGGAGGTTTGGGTTTGTCCCCAGCAGTGATGCTGGCCGGCTCGCTGCAGCCAGGAGCGCAGGTTGTGCTTCCTGCTCGGGCAGGGAGTTCCCCACCAGCTTTTCGCCTGCGTGAGCACCGCTTGGGTCAGCAGTGAGGTGGGGCTGGCCGAGGAGCTCGGTTCCTGGGCTGGCAAAGCAGACTTTCCAGTTTCGGTTGTGCTGTGCACAGGGAAGTCactgtccctgctgtgcccccagccccgtgcccggtGGGGACCTGTTTTGTCCCACAGCATGTCCCTGCCACGTGCCGTGGCTGGAGCAGGAGCgcaagcagaggggaagggagactGAGGCTGGGAAGGAGACACCGCGGTAAGTTTGGTTTTGGGATCCCGGTCAGCATGGGGTGGGGGCAAAGGGCAGCGCTCCCCAAGTCCTTTTGCAGAAGCAAGGATGCTCGGTGCTCCCAGGTGGTGGCTGGGTTGTCCCCATTGCCCCCAAAACAGCAGTTTAAGTCACCTCACAGGGCTGGGCTGAGCTTTTTCCTTGTAACTGGGGCTGAAACCAGACAGCCATGGGGCTCTGGTGGGAAAAAACATGATAAAACGTCTGAGCCCGTGTGGGGTGGGCATCTGCTTGCCCACGCTGCCACTGCCCGAAGCTGGAGCCTCCTGAATAATGAAGGTACATCACCAGGCTGCCGCTGCTTTCtgcacatggggacaggggaaaTAGATCACTAAAACTCAATGGTGAGGCTGTGAGCTGAGCGTGAGTTTCCGATGACAACAATAGCCCAGAAGGCCCTGGGCAAGTCATTTAACCTGCATCCCGCTGCCCCAGCAGGGATAAAGAGTTCTCCTTCACCCCtgtgccagccagcagcagagccctgttgtctcaaaaaataattaaaaaaataaaattaaagagcaTCCCTGTGCAAGGAGCCCTGCGGTGCTGGTGTGGCCAAGGTAAACACGTGCATACCTGCCGGCCCTCGTCACCGTGCTGGGAAGAACACGCCCCGGGCCATGGTTCCTTAGAAGGTGGCCTCCAGGAGGCTGTGGAGATTCTTTTCTGGTCCCTTTGGAGGCTTCTAGCATGAGATATGCTCTCCTGCTGGCTCCTTCAACCCCAAGTCAgaacagccctgctgctgctcatcaTCCGaagcagggagagaagaaagcttAGGTTACAACGAAACGTTCATGTGAGGAGAGCCcatcaattaaaataataataatgaaaaaccAACACCAATTCTGGTTTAAATATGAAGCCTGCCCTTAACGCACGTCAGCGTTGCCATGTGCACCAGCCAAGCTGACGCAGTTTCCGAGCTGGCGTGGTGGCACTGCTGGCACCCGTCGTGtggccaccagccctgctgcgagCGATGGTGCAAGCCCTGAGCCCTGcgagagggcagggaagggctgcaATGAAGTAAAGGAATTGGTCATGGAGGGGAGATGAGGATTAAATGAAAAACCAGCTCGAGCAGAGACTGTCCTGCCTGTGGGAACAGCTCTGCTCCATTTCACACCTCATTTCCAAAGCAGCCGAGCCCTAAATGCTTACTCTGGGCTTTATCTTAGGATTTTAATTGTGTTTACTCATTAAATCTCTGCGCCACCAGCAGCACATGTGCTCCTGGAAAGGAAATCCCCACcctgttcattttgtttgccTCCCCAGGTCACCTGCACTTCTCCATGGCCAAGGCATTGAGGATCAGTGGGGCTACAGCCTCCCCGCTCCCCGGTAGCCCCGTGGCTACCACAGCTTCGCCGGGCTTCCTCAGTGGCTTCCTTGGCCACATCCCATGTGAGtacagctggggctgctctcgTCCTGCTCCCTTGGGAAGCGTTACCCtaggggccctgcctctgttCCAGGTTGcatcctttcctctccccccttCCAAATCCTATTTTCCAAAGGGGAATGAGGCCCACCATGGCCAGGGATGCTGCGGAgcagccccacacctccccaGGAGAGATCTTTGTCACCCATGTCAGGCACGGTCTCTACCTGCAGCCTCCCACTATTGGGTCTTTTCAGGATTTTACGGTCAAGCCCCCCAAATGCAACTTTGTAATGCTGTAATGCTAGGAGGGGAATATAAATGCActctgcatgtttttgtttgcttttaactcTTCTGTCCACCTTGTTGCACCAGTACCCAGATGGGCGCTCATCGCCGTGGCGCTGGCAGTGGCTattctgctcctcctcttcctcatctgcATCATcaggtgctgctgtgccaaGAAGAAGCccaggaagaaggagaaagtcACCTTGCATGCCATCAgcagctccaccacagccagcCTTGTGCGTTCtgctttcccctcttccccaccACCCTCCTAGCAGGAGGTTTGCCCTGCGCTGCCCATCGTCCCCCCAGGTCCCCAGAGTGGTGGGACTGGTTATAGATGTGCAACCTGGGATTTCTGGAGGGGGGCTCTTTTAAACCTCACCTTTAGAGCATCTTGGTCTGCACGGTGCATTGTGCCTGGACAGACAGTGAGGACGTGAGCGCTCAGCTTGGTCCCCATgagctgggaacagagctgGGTGTCCCACCCATGCATGGGAACACATCTGAGCATTCGGGACCCCACCATGAGGGATGTGCTAATCTCTGCTGCAGGTCCAGCCCGAGATGGAGGACCTGGAGCAGGGCCCGGAGCAGACGGGGCGAGGAAAGCTGCAGTACTCGCTGGAGTACAACTTCCACGCGCAGGAGGTGGGGCTGCTGTGAGGCTGGGCTCTTGCATGGTCCCTCCATGGCCCATCAGGACCCAGACATCCATCCCTGCTGTCCCTACCCTGCTGGCTTTCATGCTTACATGGTGTGGTGACATCTTTGAGAGCTCGCTTGCTTTTCACCTCTCCCCATCCTCCTCTGTGCGGTGACCTCGTGCATCGTTCTTTCAAGCTGAAGGTCGGCGTGAAGCAAGCAGCTGACCTGAAGGCCATGGACAACGGGGGCACGTCTGACCCTTATGTTATTGTCTACCTGACGTCTGACATGAGGAAGAAGTATGAGACCAAGGTTTACCGCAAGACCCTGAGCCCCGTCTTCAACGAGAGCTTCACTTTCCAGGTAGGACGCCCTGGCTGCTGATGGTTCCTTCATCCCATCGGGAGCAGTGCATGGGTGCTGCTCTCCAGGCAGGGAGATACCTTTGCTGTTGTGTCCATCACCCTATCCTTCATGGGTcctcccctgcagctgccccaggcGGAGGTGTCCGAGTCCACGCTGGTGATGCAGATCCACGACTTCAACCGCTTCGCCAAGCACGACACCATCGGCGAGGTCCGCCTGCCGCTGGCCAGCGTCGACCTGCAGCACGTCATCGAGCAGTGGAGCGACCTGGCAGTGGCCAGCAAAGTCGAGGTTGGTGGGAAAAGCCCCCGAGAGGGACATGTTGTTGTCCCTCTTGCCAACCTCTAAGGAGGTAAAGCTTTGGGTCTTGTCTGCCTCGAGAGCACCTCCTGTGCTGGGTACCCCTGCTCATTGCTCATGTCTCCATCAGCAAGAGCGGCTGGGAGACATCTGCTTCTCACTGCGCTACGTCCCCAGCACTGGCAAGCTGACGGTGCTCATCCTGGAAGCCAAGAAGCTGAAACGGATGGACTCCCATGGGCTGGCAGGTTGGCAGGGGCTGCTCGTGCTCACGGCTCCCTACCTGGTGCTAATGATAGCACCGAGAGCTCTCAGGGCTTTGCAGATCTTGGTGTGGAACTGTGTCCTCTCTCTCCTCAGATCCCTTTGTCAAGGTGCATCTCATCCTGaacaggaagaaatggaagaagaagaCAACAAGTGTGAAGAAAAACACCTTGAGCCCTTACTTCAACGAGGTGTTTGTCTTTGAGGTGCCTTTCAATCAGATTCAGGTGGGTTTCCCTGCAGCGCCCAGCTCTGAGCAGGTCCCTGGGCAGGTGCGGGTCCAACTGATGCTCTTTCTCCTGTCCCCACCAGAACGTGGATGTTGTCATCTCCGTCTGGGACTACGACAGAGTGACCAAGAACGAGCCCATCGGCAAACTCTTCCTGGGCTGCCGGGCCACGGGCAACCAGCTGCGGCACTGGTCCGACATGCTGGCCAACCCGCGCCGGCCCCTGGCCCAgtggcacagcctgcagcccgCCGACGTGGTGGACAAAGCCCTGGGGCTGAAGACCCACCTCAAGCTGCCCCTGGCCACCAGATAGAGGGGGCGAGAGCCCCAAATGGGTTGAGGGCTCTTCTTGGCCAAgagaggagctggctgctggtgcAGCTCGTGCCCTGGGCAATGCCAgagcagggcagctctgcaCCGGGGGGATGCTGGAGGGGAAGGTGTGGATATGGGTCCGGCTTGTCCCAGCCCCTCGCAGGCTGGGGGGACGAATACAGAAAGGTTCATTGGAAAACACGGAGTCCGTgggtattttttaaagtttttaacttaatttttgAGGGTTTTTAACTGAGACCAAGATCTTGAACCACCCTAAGAGGCttggggggagaggaagaggatgggCTGGTGAGGAAGGCATTGGAGACACAGGACTAACTCTTTACTGACTCTGTGATAAGCACACTTGGTGTCCTGGCAAGAGGCTAAAAGAAACAGCGAAATCAGCCCCTGGTTGTCCATGCAGCTTCACTCTTAGCCTGTTCCTGGCCTGACTTTGGCCCGTGCTGGGCTGTGCACCCTGAGATGTGTCCCGGGGGGTGGGACTCACCAGCAACCATCCCTATGGACCCTGCAGTGCTGGCTCCATCCACCCCCATGTGGTCCTACAGAACCGAGTCCATGGGGTTTGAACCCCAaacctggaggtgctgctggggtggggTGGTGCTGAGCGTGCACCTTGTCCTCTTGCTTTCATGCTTTGAGCACCCTGTGCTGATgaaggctgggctgcagccctcATCTCAGTTCAGGGTGGGTTTTGCGTAGTCTGCTTGTGCCCCCCTGTCCTGCCTCGAGGGGCCTTGAGATAAATGTGGGATATGGAAGGAAAGATGCCTCCTGGGACAGGGTGGCTCCTCTGAGCCCTCTGCAGGTGGAAGCTCCCTGTCTTGGGCTAACTCCAAAGCCCAGGAGCCTCCTAGCTCCCTGAATTAGTATTTCAAGGAGCTAATAAGGGAGAGCCTCTTTGCTTCAGCTGAGAAGAGTTAAGCCAGATTGGCTCAGATAGTGCCTGACCCCTTCCCATTCCCACCTGAGGGGATTGCTCCTGCTCTGAAATGTTCTGGGAGAAAACCTCCCTTCTCCTGGCCTTCTGCATCAAAGCAGCCACAGCATGGTGGAGATTTGGGCTTGTATCACTGCATGTGGcctcaaaaaacaaaaggaaagtaatttgcactgggcagcctgtgggAAGCCGTGGGCTCTGGAGGGGGAGAGCCCCAAGCATTAATGAAGAGCCATTAATATTGAAAAGCGGTTAATCTGCAATTATCCCCGGCTCCGCAAAGTGACTACGAGAGAGTTAAACAAATACGGTGAAGCTGGAGAAGATTATGGAAGCTCTCGATAGAGATTAATGACCTGAGCTTAACTATAAAAAGCCACCGTGTCTGCTGTTTAATAAATGTTACCCGGGCTTCGCTGCGGCCGTGGTGAGGGGAGAAATGACAGGGTTGTTTTGGGATGGCTGTGACAAGGAGAGTGGGGCTTCTGCTGGGAAAACAGCATCATCTGGCTGCCCTTAAGGAAATGGAGGAGGAAATCAATCACCTGAGAAACGCTTGCAAAAGGACACTGGGTGAATTAAACCCTCAGCCTTAAACCAAGCTAGGAGGGGCTGTGCAGAagggagcagctctggggaagatTTTTGGGGCAGCTGGGGACCCCAGGAGCGAGCACCCGGCTGGGCAGGCTCCGTGCTGCCCCAGGTGAGCCTCGGGGAGGTACAGAGCCACGGGCTGAGGTGTTTGCTCAAGAGGGAAAGGTGCCTGGGTGGGGATAGTATCCACCCAGCTCTGGCTTTTAATGCCCTGCCAAGGCTGCTTTCTAGctctggtgtttgttttccctctccttaCATCCCCACCAACACGTCCCCATGGCCCGTTgtccccctgcccgccccgtgTCTCCTGCCCAAGTGATGTTCCTGGGAGGGCTGAGCGTGGAAATGAGCCTCAGGAGGAGGGTGCCCTGGTGGAAGGCGCAATGGGGAGCACTGCTGGGTGAGAGGGAAACCAACCTcagcctgtgcctgtgctgGATTCCCGTGTCTGCATCTAGAGGGCAGGGCAGGTACGTGCTGGGATCTGGGGCTCGGCCATCTGTGCTCCCAGCCAGAGCTTGGCCTCCTCATGAGGTCTCCTTCTACAAATGAACACTGGCTCTGAGCAGGACCTCGCTCCGGATCTAACCCCACTGGTGGCCAtgccctgggctggggctgcagcaggcgaCCTCCAGGAGTCCCTCCCAAATGAATTATTCCCTCGCTCAGTGATTTTATGATTATCTGTCCCTGTGCTTTAGGAAACCAGCCTGGAGAGCTGCACCAGGCGAGTGCTGAGCATTATACATGCTTGTCACCATTCATCTGCCGTGAGACAAAAATGATTATGGGCTGTCATCGTTCAGCCTGGCTATGTGCTGGCTGTCCTCCAGcctcaaattttttttttggctggtcTCACAGTTTTTGAGCACTGGAGACTATCTAAGCTTCTCTCACAAGGAGTAAGTGTGCCCATTTTATAATGATGCTAGTTAA
This region includes:
- the SYT8 gene encoding synaptotagmin-8; protein product: MAKALRISGATASPLPGSPVATTASPGFLSGFLGHIPLPRWALIAVALAVAILLLLFLICIIRCCCAKKKPRKKEKVTLHAISSSTTASLVQPEMEDLEQGPEQTGRGKLQYSLEYNFHAQELKVGVKQAADLKAMDNGGTSDPYVIVYLTSDMRKKYETKVYRKTLSPVFNESFTFQLPQAEVSESTLVMQIHDFNRFAKHDTIGEVRLPLASVDLQHVIEQWSDLAVASKVEQERLGDICFSLRYVPSTGKLTVLILEAKKLKRMDSHGLADPFVKVHLILNRKKWKKKTTSVKKNTLSPYFNEVFVFEVPFNQIQNVDVVISVWDYDRVTKNEPIGKLFLGCRATGNQLRHWSDMLANPRRPLAQWHSLQPADVVDKALGLKTHLKLPLATR